AACACATGGTTCGGCTAAGCTTAAGGAATGGCAATACAAAAAAGGTTCATGCTAACTTAAAACACATTACCTTACCAGTGCTATGCAGATCATTGTTAGCTAGTTAGTGCTAGCTTAAAACCCAGGAATAAACCCTGGAGAAATGCTATGAGGAAATTCTAAATAGTTAGCGATAGCGTGAAACAGATGGATAAAGCTTAAGGCATGACAACTATTGGCCTCCCAGCAGTCTCTCACAAGCCTAGCTCTTTCTGTCTCCCAGATGTTACAGCCAGAGCTGACAGGATGACGAATTCATGCAATCTGGAGCCTGTGATTTAGCTGCGGAGTCGGTATAAAACCCACTTTActatctgtcacacacacataaaacatgaGTCCCCAAACcacaaggaaaggagagaagaggtttAGTCTCAGCGAGCCAATCTCAGTAGATAGGCAACTACAGAAGGCCTACAGCAGTGACTCTCAAAATAATGGCTTATAGTCAAATGATAGTAATGAAATAATAACATTGTTATTAATAACAGTCAGCTAATAATCTATTACAGTGCAGACATGTAAAAAGGGTGTTGAAAAGCGTTTATAAGTAGATTGTATACAGTTTATACAAGAGTACGAATCTAGGGCAAACATTCAGAGCACATAATGACACAAGCTCTACTACTCTCTACTGCTACTGCTCTAGAACTGGTGTACGGAGGCCCATGGTGGCGGCTAGAGAGTAGTAAAGTCTGTAGAGTAAGGTAGTTTCTCATCTTGGCCTTATCTTGTTCAACATTCCTCTCACGTGTGGGCACACTACTactaagaacccccccccccccttgtgatGGAGTGAAATCGATGTCAACTCTAGATGAAATATGGGGAGATTTAATTAGATTTTTGTatttgtgtgaaagagagagagagagagagagagagagagagagagcgagagagagagagaaaaggacacACATGAGTGTatagtgtatgtttgtgtgtgtgcgtgcgtgcacacaACATTCCCATACCTGTACGTGTGTGTTTGCACGTGTATCTGTTCGCATGTGTGTCCCTCTGTCCAACTGTAAACATATCAGCCTCACATCGATCCTGCTCCCTTTTCAAGCAGCCTGCCAGCCTAGACGTTCCTATCACACAGTCATGCTATTCAGCACTTAGCCTTTTGTTCATCTCATTTCCACACCAGTTtccatcagactgattgtgtgtACAAAACTGAAACAGGCCCCTCTTGCcctaccttctctctccctgtcctcctccatttatattccttcactctctctttttcttgcactacattctctctccctccctctcttcctccatttaTATTCATCCACTCTTTCTGTTTCTTGCcctaccttctctctccctaAATCCGGTCTTTGTGTCCAGGCAAGACCCATGTTGTAGGGATGAGATGCATTGCCTGGATAAGTACTAGTGGGATTTTTGCTGCTCATCTACTGGGACAGACtattacaaatacattacaaatacaatacaaatacattacaaatacattacaaatacaatacaaatacattacaagtacaatacaaaacaaatacattacaaatacaatacaaaacaaatacattacaaatacaatacaaaacaaatacattacaaatacaacacaatacaaaacaaacacaaatacaatacaaatacattacaaatacaatacaaaacaaacacaaatacaatacaatacaaaacaaatacattacaaatacaatacaaaacaaatacattacaaatacaatacaaaacaaatacattacaaatacaacacaatacaaaacaaacacaaatacaatacaaatacattacaaatacaatacaaaacaaaacaaacacaaatacaatacaatacaatacaaatagattacaaatacaatacaaaacaaaacaaacacaaatacaataaaatacaatacaaatacattacaaataccatacaaaacaaaacaaacacaaatacaatacaatacaatacaaatacattacaaatacaatacaaaacaaacacaaatacaatacaaatacattacaaatacaatacaaaacaaaacaaacacaaatacaatacaatacaatacaaatacattacaaatacaatacaaaacaaacacaaatacaatacaatacaaaacaaatacattacaaatacaacacaatacaaaacaaacacaaatacaacacaaatacaatacaaatacattacaaatacaatacaatacaaaacaaacacaaatacaatacaaatacattacaaatacaaaacaaatacaaatacaatacaaatgcATTACAAATACATTACAAATACATTACAAATACACGGCCGCTGGCGGGTTGCCAAGTTGGTCCCAAGGTCATCATAAATAAATTGACTGATGCAGCGGCCTTTTCAGCAATAGACTGTAGATTGCTCACTGTGGAGAAGTGGACTGGAGTCCATGAATGATAGAGCATATCAGGTACGGACGGTAAGCTGATTCTATGCAAACTAATATGCTGTATGGAGTGTGTagacacatacagcacatacacacatgcacctgTAGTGGATGTGAAACTCGTCTGTAGCATGTTTGCTGGAAAACTTCAGTGACATCATACTTTCCCTGAGATCTTAAACTCTCATGGACAAATTTTGGTGGACAGATGAATCTGTCAAGACTCACATAGAATTATGTGATTATGAGCAGCAGTAGTTCCTGGTTTGGGGTTTTCGTCTATTATTTGAACGAATCAGGATTGGGCAAAGAAAGTTCTTAAACTGGTGTGGTGATTTTCAAGCCTGTGTGTAGATTATATAGTTTTCCactagattccacagccacaaagtaaagATAGTCTAAATTGTAAAAATTAATGAaaaccaaaaatgtgctttttggccaTGATAAACATGGGTGATATTAGTTTGGCAGAGAGTTTCCGTTTGCAAGGCAAGACACTTCACTTCCTTCCCTTGCACAAAGGTAATCACAATTGTTAACGGCATTCCCCCCAGAAGTAAAAAAAGAAATGACAATCTTCCGCGAGATAACTTTACTTCTAGGTAAGCGAGATTACTAAGATCTGAAGACAAACGTCACTCACCAAGTGACAGACTAATCTTTTTCTCTATTGGCATAAATGGTTGGTTTGAATTGCATGTGATGTTGTGTAAAACATTACAAATTCTATCCCTGCTCAGGGCACAACAGAATGcaccctgttacacacacacactaacacacacatgttACCTCGTCCACCTCTTTGTAAGTACAGTCACAATTCACATATCCCTACTTGTACTTTGTCCATGTGTTAGCCACCTATACTCAGTAAGGTCTTTGCAGGCCAGTGCATATAGATGCATTCCCCTCTGGCTTACAAAGCCAAAGGTTACACTCTTTCACCCGAGACTGTCACTCTCTCCGACTGACCCTGTGTCCTCAGGAAATCAGGCAGCTAAGTGCCAAgagtcacacacaccatcacactctctctctctctcacacacacacacacacacacacacacacacacacacacacacacacacacacacacacacacacacacacacaccaacgctCTCACGCATGCACACTCATCAATGcgagctcaaacacacacatacaaacacacacaagcacacacacggtTGAAAACTGACACCCCTATTCAGATCATGACCAGCCTGATCACTACAAATAGACTTCGATATCGGACGTTTGAAAAGGTCCTGAAAACATCACTATATACATTCCTCAGCGCTCACAAAAAAAGAACATCAATTGCCCAACACTGGGTGCGAACTCATGATGTTCAGTGCCAAAGTGTGCTGCTCAGACCAATGCATCACCGCAGTTTACAATGCTCTCGCAAGCCTTGAGGATACTTGATaatacttgatggtaatagcatGTCGTATTTTGATTATTTTGTTTTAAGTCttcccaaaccatagccctaaccttaaccactcggaaTCAAAGGATAAACATTTGACTTGTTTCTGTTTTTATCATGTAAACACACAGAACTAACCCAAAAATAGACTCCATTTTGAGGGATACAATGAGATCTTGTTGATGAAGACATCCGTAGGCACtctttctgacacacacactctgcagcaGCCACTGCACAGCTGTGGACTCACAACAGGAGGTGCTCATGTGGCCTCGACCCAAATGCTTCCATTAGTTTTAGTTTCCATCAGTGGAAATATGACACCAACACCATTCTCACATATCCCAGATATCTCATGCCTGACAAAAGTGTGAATCTAAGGGAACACATTTATATCTTTTGACAAACCTCCAATTAAAACTTTGATCGCAGCCTGACAGCCATCACCTTCTATTTTCTGACTATACTGTAGTTGTTTTTGCAAGTCCTGCCCATTGTGCTGTTAGCCAagaatgtttgtaccatgttttgtgctgctgccatgttgtgttgctaccgtgttgttgtcatgttgtgttgctaccgtgttgttgtcatgtgttgctaccatgctgtgttgtcatgtgttgctaccatgctgtgttgtcatgtgttgctaccatgctgtgctgttgtcttaggtctctctttatgtagtgttgtatctcttgtcgtgatgtgtgttttgtcctatatttatattttttatcccagcccccatcggagaggccttttgccttttggtaggccatcattgtaaataagaatttgttcttcactgacttgcctaaataaaggttcaataaataaaataaataaaagtcaaATACGTTCCATTTCTTAAAGAGACATCGTCTTGATTATAAGTACTTACCAGGAAGTCCCCAAAGGGAATATCACTGAGTGGTAGACAAGTAAAATGATTCACAGCGCTCCTACTGTCGTGACTAAATTGTGACGCTGCAGTGAAGGAATAGCATGTCGAGTGATCGCCAATTAGCCAAAATGAAACAAGCAACTCAAATCCATGTTAACCAGAAGGAATGCTGCACCTACTCTGAAAGCTTGATGCTGTGAGAGAGGAAGTCTTTCAGGCtgaatctcaaatggcaccctatttcctggtcaaaaatagtgtactatgtaggggatagggtgccatctgggacgcACATTAAGCAATATTATCTGAAGGGGCCTCTGGATCCTGTGAAGTCACACTTTAAGCCACTCACTGGCGCTAATTGATGACCTCATCGGACTGGTCAATTTGGGTGCCAGTCACAGTCTGTGGTACAAAAGCTGCCTTCAATTGAGAAACATGACACCCAGCTTGTACTGTAAAGTGAACTTCCCTGCTAACAACAATGAGTCGTTAGGACGTCCCCGCGACATCACAAAATGGTTGCCTAATGTCATCAGGATGTTGTGTCATGATCCCCTtgaggttttgtctagttcccggttTGTCCTGGGGACATTTTTAGGATGTTCTTgggacgttgtgtcatggtcccctggaggtttttcTATAGTTCCCAGTTTACTGGGGCATCAGGTAGCCTCGTGGTCAGAGCGTTgaacttgtaaccgaaaggttgcaagatctgaatcccagagctgacaaggtaagaatctgtcgttctgcccctgaacaaggcagttaacgccctgttcctaggccgtcattgaaaataagaatttgttcttaactgacttgcctagttaaataaaggtaaaaaaaaaatactgatgGTCTCAAATAAATGTTCTCCCCCCAAAAATGAATAAAACGTTCTACCATGGTCCATCAAGGCCCTGACTGGTAAACCACTGATCCATTCACAGCTCTTTGTCTTTTGGCAATGCTagggacacccacacacaaactgtGCTATTAACAACTTACATATATTACACCGTGTAAGTTTATtcatacagtaattattatttaacatgtcctcacctgggatttgcaCTGACAATCTCTTGGTTCACAGTGTTTCGATTGCCCTGCTTTGCCACCATGTCTGTATCAATGACTGATTTCACCTCTAGTCCTATTACTACCCTTCGcaaatctcagctctgttaaaaatACACCCACGAAAAACGATGATATCTATCATAGTGATTCAgcagtaacattaaaacagaacaatatgccccaccaacatcAGACAACTATATTAACAATCCAAACTCAAATTTCTGAAATAAGTAAATcaatgagagaatagtcagattaactgatAATTACAATAGCAGTGGAGATCGCACTCCTTTGCTAGgagcagagatgtattataggTAATGAATGTGTCTGGGAAATTGTACAGCATAAAGAGCAGTATACCTCAAATCCAAAGGATGTGAGATCAAATCCCAGGTGGGATCACATTGAAAAGTCAGTATGAAGTGATCATGTAACAAtattgtttatatatttttacacTATTTTAGCTGAACAGCGTACAACTTACCTTAAAACTCAGATCCCATTTCATTACTTATAATGGTTTGGGACACCTAGGACAATCGGGGGAGCATCAGaggaccatgacacaacgtcctAAGAACTTCCTAAAACATATTTGGGGACGTCCCCAGGTCAAACAGGGAACTAGAAAAAGGTCCCCCAAAGAACGTTCCCTTGGGACCATCACCCAAAGCCCTAAGAACGAGTACAATGAAATTCCTGAGAATGTCCTAAAAAGATCTGATTTGGTCCTCAGTGATGTCCAGGGAACTAGACAAAGGTCCCTCAGAGAACGTTCCCTTGGGACCATTACACAACGTTCTTAGAATGTTCTCAGAACGTCAGAGGGATATTGTTATGCCAAAACCCATAAGGGACGTAATGGGAATGTCACTGAATGTCCTCAAGACATTTGCTGGGTTGTCCCATTGACATATCATTTCCCCAATGTGTCCAGAAAGGCCAAACGATAACAACAAGGGATAATACCCCCTCCATATCTCAGACATGCTTGTGAAAGCTTGGGCTCACTGACTAGTCACTCACTCACCCTAAGCATTCTTTATACAACCTGCCGTAACCTAGCAATGTCATTCAAATCTCGAAACAGGATGTCTTAAACTCTTTAACTTCAAAACCCTGCCAAATACAATTCTGATAACGTGTGATGAGATCATTGCAGCTATCGTAATTCATTATGAAGAATCATCAAGTTATGTGCTCAGTGGTGTATGTTTTCTATTGGTATATGTCTACTAACTTGAATGCCTAAAGGCCTTTAGGCATAGCAAATCCATAAAATGATGATGATCATCATCGTAGTCAACGAGCACCCACTCACCTCCATCCACAGCCTGGCCAGGTGCAGGCGAagggcttctcccctgtgtgtcgCCGGAGGTGGGCTTTCAGGTGGCTGCTCTTGGTGTACATCTTGGTACAGCTGGGGAAAGTGCATTTGTGCATTTTGATGAGGTCCGCCACAGGGTTCTTCTGAAACTGCTGACCCCCCACATGGAGCCCTTGGCCCTGGACCCCAACCAGCACCTCCCCAAGGCCCAGGGGCTTGGCTGCAATGGGCACTGGAGCGATGCGCACAAACTTGGAGGAGACATTAAGGCTGGTGGAGGGCAGCAGCTGGGGAACCAGGGCGAAGGTCTGCCCCTGGATGTTGACCAGCAGCTGGGCAATTTTGATGTCGGATGCCGGCTGAGGGGGAGGCTGGACGACTTGGGGAGGATGATGAGGAGCCGAGGAACTGGGTTCATTTTTGATCTGCATGGGCTGGATCTGCAGGATGACCGGCATCCCACTGCTGCCACGGTTTGCAAAGCTCTCTGTTGTCCCAAGCCTGCTGGATAATGAATCACTCTTGGACCTGTCTTCGTGCAGACCTTCTATGGACTCCTGTGCCGGCGAGGCCGGTGTGATTTTGGTCtcggtggtggtggcagcattctCGGTAAACACAGTTTGGTCTGAATGCTTGGCCTCGGGCTCCAGCCTTGACCCTGGGGATGAGGACTCCCTGTACACCTCCAGTCCCACCCCCAGCCCCATGATCTCCTCCAGACCCAGCCCCAGCGCCCCCTCCCGGGCCTCCTGCTTCATGGATGACACCACCTCCATGTTCTCCTCCAAgaactcctctatctcctccaatGTGGGCTGGAAGGATGGCTGCTCCATGTCCACCAAGGACCAGACAGAGAAGTCCACACTCTCCTCCTTCAAGGCCTCTGGATGGGGGTGGGATGGCTCATCCCTCTGTGAGTCCCACAGAGAGGTGGGCAGTGACATGGGGATGGCCGCCGCAGTCCCTGCTCCGCCTAGGGAGGTCTGGGACAGCAGGAAGTCCAGGATGCTGTCTGAACTCTCGGCGCTGGAGCTGCTGCCATAGCTGGAGCTGAGCACTTGGGAGTCGGGGCTAGAACAGGAGCGAGGGCTTGATGACTCGCTCAGGTCATCCTCGGAGAAGGGCGAGGGCATCACCTGGTAGGTCCCTGCATCCGTCACCATGTCCGACAGGTGATACACCGAAGGGGCGCTATCGTAAGTTACGAAAGTCTCCTCGCCGCTCAATAGGAAGTTATCCACCATTCCTGGCTATGGGCCAAGAGATTGTCACTCCAATTTGTGTTGAAAATTGTCTTACTGATATAACAGTTTGTTAGGGTTATTCCTCTTGTTGTCGGGAAACTGTCAACAAATAAACCCCAGAAGGGGTCACCACAGCAAGGTCACGCTTCGCAGAAAAAAAATAGAGAAACACCTGTTGTTCTCTCTCAGGATAAAAAATAAGAATGCTTCGGTAGGAAAATACTTTAATTCCAAGGTTTCCAGCCAGGATATATCTAGACAAACACCCattaggagagaagaagagagagaagattaCTAAACTGAGTTTTGAGATTAATACATTTCATACATAGTAATGCATGTCACTGTAAGAACACACAGACAAGAGTCTACAGGCACAAGAACAGAGGCAAGACCTACTGACAAGTCATGAATCACCAATGCACCACTTGTGAAACAAATGATCTTCCGCCTCTCTGTTCCTGGCTTGCATGTTCAAAATATGGAATGCCGTGCCTGTTTCCATTTCAAGTTCACATGCGGTTGGCGTGAGAGCTGAAGTGGTTACCAGAGAGCATAGGCGGCTATCGCATTCCTTTACTTGTATTTCTGATTCAAAAAAATTCAAAATATCTTTATGAATGCactctgttacacacacacacactaacacacacacacacacacaacagtacaatgggcaagacttgaaaaaacaactacagtacagtcagaaaaTAGAAGGTGAATGCTGTCAGGTCAAAAGATGTGTTCCCTCAGATTCACACTTTTGTCAGGCATGAGATATCTGGGATATGTGAGAATGGTGTTGGTGTCATATTTCCACTGGTGGAAACTAAAACTAATGGAAGCATTTGGGTCGAGGCCACATGAGCACCTCCTGTTGTGAGTCCACAGCTGTGCAGTGGCtgctgcagagtgtgtgtgtgtcagaaagaGTGTCTATGGATGCAATGGAAATTATTCCTGCCAAAGCACACCTTCGCCTCACACATTTAGGCTACATTTAAATAAGTGTTGTGtgcatttttttaatcaaattaacTTATTTAATATTCTGTAATTTGAACAAATGTTTTAGTTAACTATGGGGAATCGTTTTCATATTTTTTATCTTACAAAACGTTGCCGTTTTCTTTCATATCTAATTTGCAAAATCCATGCAGCGTtgacccccacccacccacacacacacaaaaaaaactggcAAAGCTGAGATGGTCATCAATGTCTGACCGTCGGTCCCCTTCTCTGGGCCTCTTGGCTCAGTGACCGACAATAAACCTCCAAAGGAACCGTCAACATTATTAAAATAACACCGCGTGAGGCAGCCGTGAGCACTGCGCTCCTAATAGTGCACAAATCACCTGTCATGCTGTTTATAACACTCAAACCGCAATAAATCAACACCTATCGCGTGTAGTGGAATGACACGCGATTATCgcgtcattattattatttaattacatgttttatttttactCGTTGAGAAGCAACAATTTCACGGTATACAACTGttctattcggcgcatgtgacaaatcaaattacatttgattagatttgttTCTGCTTGACCACTTATCTTGTTCACGACAAGTAAAATGTGTTTTCGTTAGATTTGTTTCTGCTTGACCGTTTATCTTGTTCATAGATTATAATCAAATctggttttatttgtcacatgcaccgaataaaaAACAGTAAATCTGGGCTTTTATGATCTCTATTAGTCAAGCCACGTGTGCATCAAAACATTATTCAGCCATTACATGCTATTACATAACAAACACTGAATAATTACAACATAATCATTGAGAATATTTTAAAACAAGAATGAGCGTATATAGGCGATCAAATCTAAATCAAATGCAAAGCAATTTAAACACCGTAGGCTAGGCTTACATCTCTACCGATTACTGGCGAAAAAGTCTAATTTTTAAACTTCTCCTTGTCTCATTTTATCATAACTCATAACCGTCAACATATTGATTCTAGTTTTGAAGCAAACGATCACATCTTCTGCTCATCCCGTAGCATAGGATGCGCAGATAAGTGCAGCTTCACCGCTACAACGTAAATATGTTTTCGTCCAGCGGTGCGTGCTGCAGAATGGTCATAGGTTGGAGGAACACACGCCCACGATCTCTTGCAGAACCCATTCATTCTCAAGGAAAAAATGCGGTAAAACTCCATCTTACCTTTTTCAATAAAGCATTTACAAATCCCTTATTTTATCCCAATGCATTGTCTTTCCTTTGCATTTGATGGGGAATCTCTATCTCGAATGCATGGTTTGTCCTTGAGACTTGCCTACCAGAACCGTTCAGACTGATTAGCAGCGAGGCAGAGTAGTTGTACTATATTACCGTCACATGACTGctggtgtacgtgtgtgtgtgttatatgagTCAACATAAGAGGTTGGATCTGAAGGCTCGACCCAGCTCTGTGCAGCAATTGGCCAACGAAGCGCGAAGGCTGGTCTCTGGATATGTCAATCAGGTTGCGTACGCCTACATGTGGGATGTTTAGTGACAGCAGACAGGTCCATTTCCAAGTGTTTCTCCCTTCCTTATCTGCCCATCGCACGAGGAGCAGATACAACTGTTGCAGTAAATTGAGACGGGGGAAGTTGGCCTATTTTCAGGAGGTTCATATGACCCCAATAGAAAGCAACATAATTGATCATGGATGGAAAATTGACATGGTTgtgaaaataatacatttaattgatttaatttgatttattctttacttaactaggcaagtcagttaagaacacatttttatttacaaagatggcctaccaaaaggcaaaaggcctcctgcggacTGGGGTCTGGgatgaaaataaataaagaaatacaaTAGAAATATAGGataaaacacacatcacatcaagagagacaacacaacactacat
This is a stretch of genomic DNA from Oncorhynchus mykiss isolate Arlee chromosome 7, USDA_OmykA_1.1, whole genome shotgun sequence. It encodes these proteins:
- the LOC110528509 gene encoding Krueppel-like factor 15; protein product: MVDNFLLSGEETFVTYDSAPSVYHLSDMVTDAGTYQVMPSPFSEDDLSESSSPRSCSSPDSQVLSSSYGSSSSAESSDSILDFLLSQTSLGGAGTAAAIPMSLPTSLWDSQRDEPSHPHPEALKEESVDFSVWSLVDMEQPSFQPTLEEIEEFLEENMEVVSSMKQEAREGALGLGLEEIMGLGVGLEVYRESSSPGSRLEPEAKHSDQTVFTENAATTTETKITPASPAQESIEGLHEDRSKSDSLSSRLGTTESFANRGSSGMPVILQIQPMQIKNEPSSSAPHHPPQVVQPPPQPASDIKIAQLLVNIQGQTFALVPQLLPSTSLNVSSKFVRIAPVPIAAKPLGLGEVLVGVQGQGLHVGGQQFQKNPVADLIKMHKCTFPSCTKMYTKSSHLKAHLRRHTGEKPFACTWPGCGWRFSRSDELSRHRRSHSGIKPYQCPVCEKKFARSDHLSKHIKVHRFPRSRTLRTTN